One Gordonia sp. SID5947 genomic region harbors:
- the priA gene encoding bifunctional 1-(5-phosphoribosyl)-5-((5-phosphoribosylamino)methylideneamino)imidazole-4-carboxamide isomerase/phosphoribosylanthranilate isomerase PriA, translating into MGNTLELLPAVDVADGQAVRLVQGAAGTETSYGSPREAALAWQTDGAEWIHLVDLDAAFGRGNNRELLADVVGELDVKVELSGGIRDDDSLAAALGTGCTRVNLGTAALENPEWCARAIERHGDRIAVGLDVIREGESYRLRGRGWVTDGGDLWEVLERLDRDGCARYVVTDVSKDGTLAGPNLELLAEVATATSAPVVASGGVSALEDLVAIAGLVDRGVEGAIVGKALYAGRFTLPQALSAVAGT; encoded by the coding sequence ATGGGTAACACCCTTGAACTCCTCCCCGCCGTCGACGTCGCCGACGGGCAGGCCGTGCGTCTGGTCCAAGGCGCCGCCGGCACCGAGACCTCCTACGGGTCGCCGAGGGAGGCCGCGCTGGCCTGGCAGACCGACGGGGCCGAGTGGATCCATCTCGTCGATCTCGACGCCGCGTTCGGTCGCGGCAACAATCGAGAGCTGCTGGCCGACGTCGTGGGTGAGCTCGACGTGAAGGTCGAACTCTCCGGCGGTATCCGCGACGACGACTCGCTCGCGGCGGCGCTCGGGACCGGTTGCACCCGAGTGAATCTCGGAACGGCCGCGCTGGAGAACCCGGAATGGTGCGCACGGGCGATCGAACGTCACGGCGACCGGATCGCGGTCGGGCTCGACGTCATCCGCGAAGGGGAGTCCTATCGTCTCCGCGGGCGGGGCTGGGTCACCGACGGCGGAGACCTGTGGGAGGTGCTCGAGCGCCTCGACCGCGACGGATGCGCGCGCTACGTGGTCACCGACGTCTCCAAGGACGGCACCCTCGCCGGTCCGAATCTGGAGCTCCTGGCTGAAGTCGCCACGGCCACATCGGCCCCCGTCGTCGCGTCCGGCGGCGTATCGGCCCTCGAGGATCTGGTCGCGATCGCCGGTCTCGTCGACCGCGGCGTGGAAGGGGCGATCGTCGGCAAAGCGCTGTACGCCGGCCGGTTCACCCTGCCCCAGGCGTTGTCGGCGGTCGCCGGGACGTGA
- the hisF gene encoding imidazole glycerol phosphate synthase subunit HisF, with amino-acid sequence MTVAVRVIPCLDVDDGRVVKGVNFQNLRDAGDPVELAARYDGEGADELTFLDVTASSSGRSTMIEVVKRTADQIFIPLTVGGGIRTVDDVDTMLRAGADKVSVNTAAIARPEVLAEMSRRFGSQCIVLSVDARTVPEGDEPTASGWEVTTHGGRRGTGIDAVDWARRGQELGVGEILLNSMDADGTKRGFDLRMLTAVRAEVDVPVIASGGAGAIADFAPAVAAGADAVLAASVFHFGELTIPDVKAAMAAEGIIVR; translated from the coding sequence ATGACAGTTGCGGTACGCGTCATCCCTTGTCTCGACGTGGACGACGGTCGGGTCGTCAAGGGGGTCAACTTCCAGAACCTGCGTGACGCGGGTGATCCCGTCGAACTCGCCGCCCGATACGACGGCGAGGGTGCAGACGAACTGACCTTCCTCGACGTCACGGCGTCGAGCTCCGGCCGGTCGACGATGATCGAGGTCGTCAAGCGGACAGCGGACCAGATCTTCATCCCGCTGACCGTCGGCGGTGGCATCCGCACCGTCGATGACGTGGACACCATGTTGCGTGCCGGCGCCGACAAGGTCAGCGTCAACACCGCGGCGATCGCCCGTCCCGAGGTGCTCGCCGAGATGAGCCGTCGCTTCGGGTCGCAGTGCATCGTGCTGTCCGTGGACGCGCGGACTGTTCCGGAGGGCGACGAGCCCACCGCTTCGGGCTGGGAGGTCACCACCCACGGTGGCCGCCGCGGAACCGGTATAGACGCAGTCGACTGGGCTCGACGCGGACAGGAACTCGGCGTCGGTGAGATTCTCCTCAACTCGATGGATGCCGACGGCACCAAGCGTGGTTTCGACCTGCGCATGCTGACCGCGGTACGCGCCGAGGTCGATGTGCCGGTGATCGCGAGCGGCGGTGCGGGTGCGATCGCCGACTTCGCGCCGGCGGTGGCGGCCGGTGCCGACGCGGTGCTGGCCGCCTCGGTGTTCCATTTCGGCGAGCTGACCATTCCCGATGTGAAGGCCGCGATGGCGGCCGAGGGAATCATCGTCCGCTGA
- the hisI gene encoding phosphoribosyl-AMP cyclohydrolase — protein sequence MALDPDIAARLKRNDDGLFAAVAQERETGTVLMMAWMDDAALEQTLTTRRATYYSRSRQQYWVKGETSGHTQYVHDVRLDCDGDTVLLVVDQVGAACHTGNHSCFDTPSLPLSAPDAPPGDGSSGVGGGE from the coding sequence ATGGCGCTCGACCCCGACATCGCGGCCCGCCTCAAACGCAACGACGACGGGTTGTTCGCCGCGGTGGCACAGGAACGCGAGACCGGCACGGTCTTGATGATGGCGTGGATGGACGACGCCGCCCTCGAGCAGACGCTGACCACCCGGCGCGCCACCTACTATTCGCGTTCGCGGCAGCAGTACTGGGTGAAGGGCGAGACCAGCGGCCACACCCAGTACGTCCACGACGTCCGGCTCGATTGCGACGGCGACACGGTGTTGTTGGTGGTCGATCAGGTGGGCGCCGCATGCCATACCGGTAATCACAGTTGTTTCGACACCCCATCGCTGCCGCTCTCGGCACCCGACGCACCCCCGGGCGACGGGTCGTCCGGCGTCGGCGGGGGAGAATGA
- the map gene encoding type I methionyl aminopeptidase — translation MIELKSPEEVAAMRVTGQFIAELLEDLAGRAQVGVNLLDLEMRARRLIERRGAVSCYWDYEPSFGRGPFRNVICLSVNDAVLHGLPHDHVLADGDVLSMDIAVAIDGWVADSARTVIVGSALGDDERLVETTRAALSAGIAAARAGNRLGDISAAIGEICTSQGYLVNTEFGGHGLGRTMHEDPHVPNLGRAGHGMRLRPGLTLALEPWLAQSTSRIVYDPDGWTIRSADGSRTSHSEHTIAITEGDAQVLTAL, via the coding sequence GTGATCGAACTGAAATCACCCGAAGAGGTTGCTGCAATGCGGGTGACCGGGCAGTTCATCGCTGAGCTGCTCGAGGATCTGGCGGGTCGTGCGCAGGTCGGCGTGAATCTCCTCGACCTCGAGATGCGGGCCCGTCGGCTCATCGAGCGACGCGGGGCGGTCTCGTGCTACTGGGACTACGAACCTTCATTCGGTCGAGGACCGTTTCGCAATGTCATCTGCCTGTCGGTCAACGACGCCGTGCTGCACGGTCTGCCACACGACCATGTCCTCGCCGACGGCGACGTGCTCAGCATGGACATCGCCGTGGCGATCGACGGTTGGGTGGCCGACTCGGCGCGGACGGTGATCGTCGGGTCCGCACTCGGCGACGACGAGCGCCTGGTCGAGACCACGAGGGCCGCCCTGTCGGCGGGGATTGCGGCGGCCCGAGCGGGAAACCGTCTCGGCGACATCTCGGCGGCCATCGGCGAGATCTGCACATCCCAGGGCTATCTCGTCAACACCGAGTTCGGTGGTCACGGATTGGGTCGAACCATGCACGAGGATCCACATGTGCCCAACCTGGGGCGCGCCGGGCACGGGATGCGGTTGCGGCCCGGGCTCACGTTGGCGCTGGAACCGTGGCTGGCGCAGAGCACGTCCCGGATCGTCTACGACCCCGACGGTTGGACTATCCGGTCCGCCGACGGTTCACGTACCTCGCACAGCGAGCACACGATCGCGATCACCGAGGGTGATGCCCAGGTGCTCACCGCGCTGTGA
- a CDS encoding helix-turn-helix transcriptional regulator has protein sequence MTVSPSDSFRPAPAPTRPRPTPPGIGRPDAAARRREAALARLAARRMPLPGQPMAIPATSSPARVLPTSPAAPRVHPADGRSHMRLIPSTDPVPYGTSSFAAPPAPRATSPALRPHPENPTRRRPGLTDREVQVLRTWLLTDSKICVAAELSISIGTVNTHLTRIRAKYTSVERTARTKAALAARAIQDGILALDEL, from the coding sequence ATGACCGTCTCCCCATCCGACAGCTTCCGCCCCGCCCCCGCACCGACGCGTCCTCGTCCCACTCCGCCCGGCATCGGACGTCCCGATGCCGCCGCGCGGCGCCGCGAGGCCGCCCTCGCCCGCCTGGCCGCCCGACGGATGCCCCTGCCCGGCCAGCCCATGGCGATCCCCGCCACCTCGTCGCCGGCGCGCGTATTGCCCACGTCGCCCGCGGCGCCGCGCGTGCATCCGGCCGACGGACGATCACACATGCGGTTGATCCCGAGCACCGATCCGGTTCCGTACGGCACATCGTCGTTCGCGGCGCCACCGGCCCCACGAGCGACGTCACCGGCATTGCGACCGCATCCCGAGAACCCCACCCGCCGGCGGCCCGGCCTCACCGACCGCGAGGTCCAGGTGCTCCGCACCTGGCTGCTCACCGATTCCAAGATCTGCGTGGCCGCCGAACTCTCGATCTCGATCGGCACGGTGAACACGCATCTGACGCGAATCCGGGCCAAGTACACGTCGGTCGAGCGCACCGCCCGCACCAAGGCCGCGCTGGCGGCCCGAGCGATCCAAGACGGGATTCTCGCACTCGACGAACTGTGA
- the hisB gene encoding imidazoleglycerol-phosphate dehydratase HisB, whose amino-acid sequence MTTAQPPEQERRRTARSARVERTTRESSIAVELDLDGTGVTKISTGIAFFDHMLTAFGQHGSFDLTVEAKGDIEVEGHHTIEDTSIVLGQALGQALGDKKGIRRFGDAWIPMDESLAHAAVDVSGRPYCVHTGEPEHMLTAVIGGYPGVPYSTVINRHIFEAIALNARIALHVRVLYGRDQHHITEAEFKAVARALRAATENDPRVSGVPSTKGAL is encoded by the coding sequence GTGACCACCGCACAGCCGCCCGAACAAGAACGCCGGCGCACCGCTCGCTCGGCGCGTGTCGAACGCACCACCCGGGAGTCGTCGATAGCGGTCGAACTCGACCTCGACGGCACCGGCGTCACGAAGATCTCCACCGGTATCGCGTTCTTCGACCACATGCTCACCGCGTTCGGCCAGCACGGCAGTTTCGATCTGACAGTCGAGGCCAAGGGTGACATCGAGGTCGAGGGGCACCACACCATCGAGGACACCTCGATCGTGCTCGGACAGGCCCTTGGTCAGGCGCTCGGCGACAAGAAGGGCATCCGGCGGTTCGGCGACGCCTGGATACCCATGGACGAGTCGCTCGCGCACGCGGCTGTCGACGTGTCCGGCCGCCCCTACTGCGTCCACACCGGCGAACCCGAGCACATGCTCACCGCTGTCATCGGCGGATATCCGGGTGTGCCGTACTCGACGGTCATCAACCGGCATATCTTCGAGGCGATCGCGCTCAACGCGCGGATCGCACTCCACGTGCGCGTGCTGTACGGCCGCGATCAGCACCACATCACCGAGGCCGAGTTCAAGGCGGTGGCCCGTGCATTGCGTGCCGCCACCGAGAACGACCCCCGGGTCAGCGGCGTGCCGTCCACCAAGGGCGCCTTGTGA
- a CDS encoding NUDIX hydrolase produces MPPPPPSSPAGPDGSRGVRVEVLTAVFQVRAAGPDSTSALCVLLERTATTGTWSLPGGDVADDETLETSSRRLVADKVDIGKIAHLEQLAVFSGPRRVPGARTIASTYLGLVPSDVRAPLTETTAWHAVDALPDLAFDHGEIVAAARHRLAAKLSYTNIAFALAPARFPMSELSEIYCAALGYPVDTTNLLRILSRRAVVVATGTVGKTGRSGGRPPALYAFADTRLRVTDEFATLRPPM; encoded by the coding sequence ATGCCACCGCCGCCGCCGTCGTCGCCCGCCGGCCCGGACGGGTCACGCGGGGTGCGCGTCGAGGTGTTGACCGCGGTGTTCCAGGTGCGCGCAGCCGGCCCGGACTCGACTTCCGCGTTATGTGTCCTGCTCGAGCGGACCGCCACCACGGGCACGTGGTCGCTGCCGGGTGGCGACGTCGCCGACGACGAGACGCTCGAGACCAGTTCGCGACGTCTGGTCGCCGACAAGGTCGACATCGGGAAGATCGCTCACCTGGAGCAGTTGGCCGTGTTCTCCGGTCCCCGCCGAGTCCCCGGCGCGCGCACCATCGCGTCCACGTACCTCGGACTCGTCCCGAGCGACGTTCGCGCGCCGCTGACCGAGACCACGGCCTGGCATGCTGTCGACGCCTTGCCGGACCTCGCCTTCGATCACGGCGAGATCGTCGCCGCCGCGCGACATCGTCTGGCCGCCAAACTGTCGTACACCAACATCGCCTTCGCGCTGGCCCCGGCACGCTTCCCGATGTCGGAACTATCCGAGATCTACTGTGCGGCACTCGGTTACCCGGTCGACACAACCAATCTGCTCCGCATCCTCAGTCGTCGTGCAGTGGTGGTGGCCACCGGAACGGTCGGCAAGACCGGACGGTCCGGCGGTCGCCCGCCTGCCCTGTATGCGTTCGCCGACACCCGACTGCGGGTCACCGACGAGTTCGCGACACTCCGGCCGCCGATGTGA
- the nadA gene encoding quinolinate synthase NadA, protein MSITSDRPAAASGVTSGDIGLMDAVWTDGPGGYTGVEPTPEWADEVRRLARARNATLLAHNYQLPAIQDVADHVGDSLALSRIAAEVDADEIIFCGVHFMAETAKILSPEKRVLIPDARAGCSLADSITADELREWKAEFPDAVVVSYVNTTAEVKGLTDICCTSSNAVDVVASIDPDRDVLFLPDQFLGAHVKRETGRDNIHIWAGECHVHAGINGDELADQASAHPEADLFIHPECGCATSALYLAGEGAVPEDRVKILSTGGMLDAARQTGAKQVLVATEIGMLHQLRKAAPTVDFQAVNDRASCPYMKMITPAALLRSLREGRDEVHVAPDVAERARKSVERMISIGNPGSGE, encoded by the coding sequence ATGAGCATCACCAGCGACCGTCCGGCCGCGGCGTCCGGCGTGACGAGCGGCGACATCGGTCTGATGGATGCCGTGTGGACCGACGGCCCCGGTGGATACACCGGCGTGGAGCCGACCCCCGAATGGGCCGACGAGGTCCGACGGTTGGCCCGGGCGCGCAATGCGACGTTGCTCGCGCACAACTACCAGCTTCCCGCGATCCAGGATGTCGCCGACCACGTCGGCGACTCGCTGGCGCTGTCACGGATCGCCGCCGAGGTCGACGCTGACGAGATCATCTTCTGTGGTGTGCACTTCATGGCCGAGACCGCGAAGATCCTCAGCCCCGAGAAGCGGGTGCTGATCCCCGACGCCCGCGCCGGGTGTTCGCTGGCCGACTCCATCACGGCCGACGAACTGCGCGAGTGGAAGGCGGAATTCCCCGACGCGGTGGTGGTCTCGTATGTGAACACGACCGCGGAGGTGAAGGGGCTCACCGACATCTGCTGCACGTCATCGAACGCCGTGGACGTCGTCGCCTCGATCGATCCCGATCGCGATGTGCTCTTCCTCCCGGATCAGTTCCTCGGCGCGCACGTGAAGCGGGAGACGGGCCGCGACAACATCCACATCTGGGCGGGCGAATGCCACGTGCACGCGGGCATCAACGGCGACGAACTCGCCGACCAGGCGAGCGCCCACCCGGAGGCCGATCTGTTCATCCATCCCGAATGCGGATGCGCGACGTCTGCGCTCTACCTCGCCGGCGAGGGGGCTGTGCCGGAGGACCGCGTCAAGATCCTGTCCACCGGCGGCATGCTCGACGCCGCCCGCCAGACCGGGGCCAAGCAGGTCCTGGTGGCCACCGAGATCGGGATGCTGCACCAACTGCGCAAGGCCGCACCGACCGTCGATTTCCAGGCCGTCAACGATCGCGCGTCGTGCCCGTACATGAAGATGATCACCCCGGCGGCGCTGCTGCGTTCGTTGCGCGAGGGCCGTGACGAGGTCCACGTGGCACCCGATGTCGCCGAGCGTGCGCGCAAGAGTGTCGAGCGGATGATCTCGATCGGGAACCCCGGCTCCGGTGAGTGA
- the hisH gene encoding imidazole glycerol phosphate synthase subunit HisH, which produces MSGAPAVTILDYGSGNLRSAQRALERAGAEVTVTDDRDIATECDGLVVPGVGAFASCIEGLTAVTGHRIIDQRLAGGRPVLGICVGMQILFERGVEFGVEAQGCGEWPGTVSRLPAEVLPHMGWNTVDAAAGSVLFDGLDADTRFYFVHSYAVQDWDMDTDGSRIDPPKLTWATHGGPFLAAVENGALAATQFHPEKSGDAGAHLLRNWVRSLA; this is translated from the coding sequence ATGAGCGGTGCGCCGGCGGTCACCATCCTCGACTACGGTTCGGGCAACCTGCGTTCGGCGCAGCGCGCACTCGAACGGGCCGGGGCCGAGGTGACCGTCACCGACGACCGCGACATCGCGACGGAGTGTGACGGACTCGTGGTCCCCGGGGTCGGAGCCTTCGCCTCCTGTATCGAGGGGCTGACCGCGGTCACCGGGCACCGCATCATCGACCAGCGACTGGCCGGTGGGCGGCCGGTGCTCGGCATCTGTGTCGGCATGCAGATCCTGTTCGAGCGCGGCGTCGAATTCGGCGTCGAGGCACAGGGATGCGGCGAGTGGCCGGGTACTGTCAGCCGGCTCCCGGCCGAGGTGCTCCCGCACATGGGTTGGAACACCGTGGACGCGGCCGCCGGGTCGGTGCTGTTCGACGGTCTGGACGCCGACACCCGCTTCTATTTCGTGCACTCCTACGCCGTGCAGGACTGGGACATGGACACCGACGGTTCGCGGATCGATCCACCGAAGCTGACATGGGCGACGCACGGTGGGCCGTTCCTCGCGGCAGTCGAGAACGGCGCCCTCGCCGCGACCCAGTTCCACCCGGAGAAGTCCGGTGACGCCGGTGCGCACCTGCTCCGCAACTGGGTGCGGTCGCTGGCATGA
- a CDS encoding inositol monophosphatase yields the protein MDHLRLLDTASSILDSVADDFVAGLGAPSAVAKGPTDFATQVDLDLERRIARELAERTQIPVHGEEFGGPSVTEGAVWVLDPVDGTYNYSTGLPLAGILLGLLVDGDPVLGLTWLPVLGRRFAGHVDGPLLVDGKPAAPLTPIDLQTSAIAYGPFNAGAKGRYPGARRADVIRALSSRVARLRMTGSTGVDMAYTAAGIFGGAIAFGRHAWDNAAGAALVRAAGGVASDLGGAPWTAESTSLVCAAPGLHAELMTVIDDVVGDEWGTHPADTGHLDNSGGQP from the coding sequence ATGGACCACCTGAGACTGCTCGACACGGCGAGCTCCATCCTCGACTCGGTCGCCGACGACTTCGTGGCCGGACTCGGCGCGCCGAGCGCCGTCGCCAAAGGGCCCACGGATTTCGCGACCCAGGTCGACCTCGATCTGGAGCGACGGATCGCCCGCGAACTCGCCGAGCGCACCCAGATCCCGGTCCATGGTGAGGAATTCGGCGGCCCGTCGGTCACCGAGGGGGCGGTCTGGGTACTCGACCCGGTGGACGGCACCTACAACTACTCGACCGGTCTCCCGCTGGCGGGCATCCTGCTCGGGCTGCTCGTCGACGGAGACCCGGTACTCGGGCTCACCTGGTTGCCGGTGCTCGGGCGCCGATTTGCCGGGCACGTCGATGGTCCACTGCTCGTCGACGGCAAGCCGGCGGCACCGTTGACCCCGATCGACCTGCAGACATCGGCCATCGCCTATGGCCCGTTCAACGCGGGTGCGAAAGGGCGCTATCCCGGAGCGCGGCGAGCAGATGTCATCCGGGCGTTGAGTTCTCGGGTCGCGCGGCTGCGAATGACCGGTAGCACCGGCGTCGACATGGCCTACACCGCGGCGGGGATCTTCGGCGGGGCAATCGCTTTCGGTCGTCACGCCTGGGACAACGCGGCCGGTGCGGCACTCGTGCGCGCGGCCGGGGGAGTGGCGTCTGACCTCGGCGGCGCGCCGTGGACCGCGGAGTCGACGTCGCTGGTGTGTGCGGCGCCGGGTCTGCACGCGGAGCTGATGACGGTCATCGACGACGTGGTCGGCGACGAGTGGGGGACGCATCCCGCCGACACCGGTCACCTCGACAACTCGGGAGGTCAACCATGA
- a CDS encoding histidinol-phosphate transaminase produces MSATDTVIPGSGITVDDLPLRDNLRGKSAYGAPQLEVPVVLNTNENPHPPSAALIDDVAASTRVAAASLHRYPDRDAVALRTDLAEYLSAATGVSLGVENLWAANGSNEILQQLLQAFAGPGRSSLGFVPSYSMHPIISDGTDTTWLAAHRAADFGLDIDYAVAEVTARQPDVVFVTSPNNPTGGSVTLDDLRRIVEAAPGIVIVDEAYGEFSERPSAVELIDEFPATVVVSRTMSKAFAFAGGRLGYLAAAPAIVEALLLVRLPYHLSVLTQASARAALRHRDDTLAGVAAIIAERKRVAEELSEVGYRVVDSDANFLLFGHFTDAPASWRRYLDHGVLIRDVGITGHLRVTIGLAAENDAFLDVSRTLASTDLENG; encoded by the coding sequence GTGAGCGCAACCGACACGGTGATCCCCGGCTCCGGCATCACCGTCGACGATCTGCCCCTGCGTGACAACTTGCGTGGCAAGAGTGCTTACGGCGCACCGCAACTCGAGGTCCCGGTGGTCCTCAACACCAACGAGAACCCGCACCCGCCGTCGGCCGCGCTGATCGACGACGTCGCGGCGTCGACGCGTGTCGCGGCCGCGTCGCTGCACCGCTATCCCGACCGCGACGCGGTCGCCCTGCGGACCGATCTGGCGGAGTATCTCTCTGCCGCGACCGGTGTGTCGCTCGGCGTCGAGAACCTCTGGGCGGCAAACGGTTCCAACGAGATCCTGCAGCAGTTGCTGCAGGCGTTCGCCGGGCCGGGCCGCAGCTCCCTCGGGTTTGTGCCGTCGTACTCGATGCACCCGATCATCTCCGATGGCACCGACACCACCTGGCTCGCCGCACATCGGGCCGCCGACTTCGGTCTCGACATCGACTACGCGGTCGCCGAGGTGACGGCGCGGCAACCGGACGTGGTGTTCGTGACCTCGCCCAACAACCCGACCGGCGGTTCGGTCACCCTGGACGATCTCCGGCGGATCGTCGAGGCGGCGCCGGGCATCGTGATCGTCGACGAGGCATACGGCGAGTTCTCGGAACGGCCGAGTGCGGTCGAACTGATCGACGAGTTCCCGGCCACGGTCGTCGTCAGCCGCACCATGAGCAAGGCGTTCGCGTTCGCCGGCGGGCGTCTGGGCTACCTGGCGGCGGCGCCCGCGATCGTGGAGGCGCTGCTCCTGGTCCGTCTCCCGTACCACCTGTCGGTGCTGACGCAGGCGTCGGCACGGGCGGCGCTGCGGCATCGCGACGACACGCTCGCGGGTGTCGCGGCCATCATCGCCGAACGCAAGCGCGTCGCCGAGGAACTGTCCGAAGTGGGCTACCGGGTGGTGGACTCCGACGCCAACTTCCTGCTGTTCGGCCACTTCACCGACGCACCCGCGAGCTGGCGACGTTACCTCGACCACGGCGTGTTGATCCGGGACGTCGGGATCACCGGCCATCTGCGTGTCACCATCGGCCTGGCAGCCGAGAACGACGCCTTCCTCGACGTCAGCCGCACGCTCGCGTCAACAGATCTGGAGAATGGGTAA
- the hisD gene encoding histidinol dehydrogenase, giving the protein MLARTDLRGATPTLAELRRALPRGGTDVNAVLDTVAPVVHEIAERGVDAALEFGATFDGVRPTSVRVPATVIAAALADLDPAVADALRESITRARKVHADQRRETSRTQVVDGGVVSEKWIPVRRVGLYVPGGNAVYPSSVIMNVVPAQEAGVGSLVIASPPQKDFGGWPHPTILAACALLDVDEVWAVGGAQGVALLTYGGTDTDAADDPGAILDPVDLITGPGNIYVTAAKRLCRGVVGIDSEAGPTEIAILADDSADAGILASDLISQAEHDVLAASVLVTDSVDLADAVDVALDTQVAATKHRERVTTALSGKQSGVVLVDDLEAGLAVVDAYAAEHLEIQTRDAASVADRVHNAGAIFVGPYAPVSLGDYCAGSNHVLPTSGSARFASGLSVQTFLKGVHVIDYDEAALREVADKVVTLADAEDLPGHGDAVRQRFAGGER; this is encoded by the coding sequence ATGCTCGCCCGAACCGACCTGCGCGGTGCCACCCCGACGCTCGCTGAACTGCGTCGAGCGTTGCCGCGCGGGGGCACCGATGTCAACGCCGTCCTCGACACGGTGGCGCCGGTGGTTCACGAGATCGCCGAGCGTGGCGTCGACGCCGCTCTCGAGTTCGGGGCCACGTTCGACGGTGTCCGCCCCACGTCGGTCCGTGTCCCGGCGACGGTGATCGCTGCGGCGCTGGCCGACCTAGACCCCGCGGTGGCCGACGCGCTGCGCGAATCCATCACCCGGGCCCGCAAGGTGCATGCCGATCAGCGGCGGGAGACCTCGCGCACCCAGGTTGTCGACGGTGGAGTGGTCAGCGAGAAGTGGATCCCGGTACGTCGCGTCGGGCTCTACGTGCCCGGCGGCAATGCGGTGTACCCGTCGTCGGTGATCATGAACGTCGTCCCCGCCCAGGAGGCGGGCGTCGGTTCGCTGGTGATCGCATCGCCTCCGCAGAAGGACTTCGGTGGCTGGCCGCACCCGACCATCCTCGCCGCGTGCGCGCTGCTCGACGTCGATGAGGTGTGGGCGGTCGGCGGTGCGCAGGGCGTGGCACTGCTCACGTACGGGGGCACCGACACCGACGCCGCCGACGACCCCGGCGCCATCCTCGACCCGGTCGACCTCATCACCGGCCCGGGCAACATCTACGTGACCGCGGCCAAGCGCCTGTGCCGCGGTGTGGTCGGCATCGACTCCGAGGCTGGCCCGACCGAGATCGCCATCCTCGCCGACGACAGTGCCGACGCGGGCATCCTCGCCTCCGACCTGATCAGTCAGGCCGAGCACGATGTCCTGGCGGCGTCGGTGCTCGTGACCGACAGCGTCGATCTCGCCGATGCGGTCGATGTCGCACTCGACACCCAGGTGGCGGCCACCAAACATCGTGAGCGCGTGACCACCGCCCTGTCCGGCAAGCAGTCCGGGGTGGTGCTCGTCGACGACCTGGAGGCGGGTCTGGCCGTAGTCGATGCCTATGCCGCGGAGCATCTCGAGATCCAGACGCGAGACGCCGCGTCGGTTGCCGATCGGGTGCACAACGCCGGCGCGATCTTCGTCGGCCCGTATGCGCCCGTCAGTCTCGGTGACTATTGCGCGGGATCGAATCACGTTCTCCCGACGTCGGGTTCGGCGCGGTTCGCGTCCGGACTGTCGGTGCAGACATTCCTCAAGGGCGTGCACGTCATCGACTACGACGAGGCTGCGTTGCGCGAGGTCGCCGACAAGGTCGTGACGCTCGCCGACGCCGAGGACCTGCCCGGTCACGGCGACGCGGTGAGGCAACGATTTGCCGGAGGTGAGCGGTGA
- a CDS encoding 4-oxalocrotonate tautomerase family protein: MPMIQISQTPGLSDRVKRETIAAVTDAYAKATGKNPDSVWVTITEIPRQQWGVGGEPLG, translated from the coding sequence ATGCCAATGATCCAGATCTCGCAGACCCCGGGCCTGTCCGACCGGGTCAAACGAGAGACCATCGCGGCGGTGACCGATGCCTACGCGAAGGCGACCGGCAAGAATCCCGACTCGGTGTGGGTGACCATCACCGAGATCCCCCGGCAGCAGTGGGGCGTCGGCGGCGAGCCGCTGGGATGA